Proteins from one Ketobacter alkanivorans genomic window:
- a CDS encoding SDR family oxidoreductase, whose translation MKTIMITGAGSGIGRAVATIMYEQGWHLGLLDVSREPLKTLSADWDKSRYTIEVADVTNADMVSTAINSYMKGVQQLDVLFNCAGVLEIGDFESIDLHRHHQILDINNRGVLNCCYYAFPYLRDTAGARVINMSSASSLFGVPGFASYSASKFWVKGFTESLNVEWARHDITVMDIEPPFVKTPMLEGKESKIISRLGVKLDANDIALQVFEAVSASNMHRPVGLEYKVLRTAKKLLPDIATRTLMKVLSGY comes from the coding sequence ATGAAAACAATTATGATCACAGGTGCCGGTTCTGGCATTGGCCGTGCCGTTGCCACCATTATGTATGAGCAGGGTTGGCACCTGGGGTTGCTGGATGTGAGCCGGGAGCCTCTTAAGACGTTATCTGCGGATTGGGATAAGAGTCGATACACCATTGAGGTGGCGGACGTTACGAATGCGGATATGGTCTCTACGGCCATCAATAGCTACATGAAGGGTGTCCAGCAACTGGATGTATTGTTCAATTGTGCAGGCGTACTTGAGATCGGGGATTTTGAATCCATTGATTTGCATCGCCATCATCAGATATTGGATATTAATAATCGCGGTGTGTTGAATTGTTGCTACTACGCCTTCCCTTATTTGCGGGATACAGCAGGTGCCAGGGTGATCAATATGTCGTCGGCTTCTTCATTGTTTGGCGTGCCCGGCTTTGCCAGCTATTCCGCATCAAAATTTTGGGTAAAAGGCTTTACTGAGTCTCTTAACGTGGAGTGGGCCCGTCACGATATTACGGTGATGGACATTGAACCGCCCTTTGTAAAAACACCGATGCTGGAAGGAAAAGAGAGCAAAATCATCAGCCGTTTAGGTGTAAAGCTGGATGCTAATGATATCGCATTGCAAGTGTTTGAAGCCGTATCTGCCAGCAATATGCATCGACCGGTTGGGTTGGAATATAAAGTCCTCAGAACGGCGAAAAAGCTGCTGCCTGATATTGCCACCCGAACTTTAATGAAAGTGTTGTCCGGCTATTAA
- a CDS encoding SDR family oxidoreductase has translation MSKPQQNLANKTLFITGASRGIGKEIALKAAKDGANIVVAAKTTEPHPKLPGTIYSAAEEIEAAGGKALPLVVDVREEDQVAAAIQKAVDTFGGIDILVNNASAINLTGTLAVDMKRFDLMHQINFRGTFLCSKLAIPHLKNAENPHVLNLAPPISTNPRWYGPHLAYSMAKFGMSFCVLGMAEEFSRDQIAFNALWPRTAIATAAVQNHLGGDSTVKLSRLPAIMADAAYEIFKRPSGECSGNFFIDDEVMAQAGVTDLRHYQVDQSLEPNQLIPDFFID, from the coding sequence ATGTCAAAGCCACAGCAAAACCTGGCCAACAAAACACTTTTCATCACCGGCGCAAGTCGCGGAATTGGTAAGGAGATCGCGCTGAAAGCCGCTAAAGACGGAGCCAACATCGTGGTTGCCGCAAAGACCACAGAGCCCCATCCAAAACTACCAGGCACCATATACTCAGCTGCTGAGGAAATTGAGGCTGCCGGGGGCAAAGCCCTGCCATTGGTGGTGGATGTAAGAGAGGAAGATCAGGTAGCCGCCGCGATCCAAAAAGCTGTGGATACCTTCGGTGGCATCGATATTCTGGTGAACAATGCTAGTGCAATAAATCTTACCGGCACCTTAGCCGTTGATATGAAACGCTTCGATTTGATGCATCAAATAAATTTTCGGGGCACATTTCTCTGTTCCAAGCTCGCCATTCCGCACTTAAAAAATGCAGAAAATCCCCATGTGCTCAATCTTGCACCGCCTATCAGCACCAACCCACGCTGGTACGGACCCCATCTCGCCTACAGCATGGCCAAGTTTGGAATGAGCTTTTGTGTGCTGGGCATGGCCGAGGAGTTTAGCCGCGACCAAATCGCCTTTAACGCGCTCTGGCCTCGCACTGCTATCGCCACTGCTGCGGTGCAGAACCATCTTGGGGGGGATTCAACCGTTAAACTGTCTCGGCTACCTGCAATAATGGCGGATGCAGCCTATGAGATATTCAAGCGCCCCAGCGGTGAATGCAGCGGCAACTTCTTTATTGATGATGAAGTCATGGCGCAAGCCGGTGTTACCGACCTGCGTCACTACCAGGTAGACCAGTCCTTGGAGCCCAACCAACTGATCCCCGACTTCTTTATAGATTAA
- a CDS encoding alginate export family protein yields MANTKPVAKVIAISSLLSAMGVAIPYNAMAADTIEGALKESTVKLSLRPRYEKVDTEALATGTEASSEAFTLKTRLTYTTGSFFDVSAVLEFDDVTSLKSVDYNDGTGNGGDNPAIVDPEGTEVNQAYLSFKGLSDTDFKWGRQRILLDNQRFVGGVGWRQNEQTYDAFSVGNTSVPGLTAFYAHISNVNRIFGEQAAAGDHHQDTSLLNVGYQFDGIGKLSAYYYDIDNQDPTALGLANTTMGIRFAGAADLDAVKIDYELEYADQEETGDNPIDYSADYTLISLSGTMSGFTLGIAQETLGADDQAGKGFTTSLATLHKFQGWADVFLGTPASGVEDMYVTFKAGLPWGMAFIAMYHDFESAEDVASGSDFGSELDMALTKKFDNGATLQLKYADFSGEEDAAFAGATSDVTKVWFTATYAI; encoded by the coding sequence ATGGCTAACACCAAACCAGTGGCAAAAGTGATTGCGATCAGCTCTTTGTTGAGCGCAATGGGCGTTGCAATTCCCTATAACGCGATGGCAGCTGACACCATCGAGGGCGCGTTGAAAGAAAGCACAGTGAAGCTCAGTTTGCGTCCGCGTTATGAAAAGGTTGATACCGAAGCGCTTGCCACCGGCACTGAAGCCAGCTCAGAGGCGTTTACGTTGAAAACCCGTTTAACCTACACCACGGGCAGTTTTTTTGATGTTTCTGCTGTGCTTGAATTTGATGATGTGACGTCGTTAAAGAGTGTTGATTACAATGATGGAACGGGCAATGGTGGCGATAATCCAGCTATAGTGGATCCTGAAGGCACTGAAGTGAATCAGGCGTATCTCTCGTTTAAAGGCTTATCCGATACTGACTTTAAATGGGGGCGTCAGCGAATATTGCTCGACAATCAGCGTTTCGTTGGCGGTGTTGGTTGGCGGCAGAACGAACAGACCTACGATGCATTTTCTGTCGGTAATACCAGCGTGCCTGGGTTAACGGCTTTTTATGCTCACATCTCGAATGTAAATCGAATTTTTGGTGAGCAGGCCGCGGCAGGTGATCACCATCAGGATACCAGCCTACTGAATGTGGGCTATCAATTTGATGGTATTGGAAAACTGAGTGCCTATTACTACGATATCGATAATCAGGACCCAACCGCACTGGGACTTGCCAACACGACCATGGGGATTCGCTTTGCCGGTGCCGCAGATCTTGATGCAGTTAAAATCGATTATGAGCTGGAATACGCGGATCAGGAGGAAACGGGAGACAACCCCATAGATTACTCAGCAGATTATACTCTGATCAGTCTGTCTGGCACCATGAGCGGGTTTACATTGGGGATTGCCCAGGAAACATTGGGTGCGGATGACCAGGCGGGCAAGGGTTTTACCACCTCGTTGGCCACGTTGCACAAGTTCCAGGGTTGGGCTGATGTCTTTCTGGGCACACCTGCCAGTGGCGTAGAAGATATGTACGTAACCTTTAAGGCTGGCTTGCCTTGGGGTATGGCCTTCATCGCTATGTATCATGACTTTGAAAGTGCAGAAGACGTAGCCAGCGGGTCTGATTTCGGCTCTGAACTGGATATGGCGCTGACCAAGAAGTTCGACAATGGCGCAACGCTACAATTGAAATATGCTGATTTCAGTGGCGAGGAGGATGCAGCTTTCGCCGGGGCTACCAGTGATGTGACCAAGGTTTGGTTCACGGCCACCTATGCTATTTAG
- the can gene encoding carbonate dehydratase: protein MHKLQVLLDNNIKWAESITQEDPKFFERLSKAQSPEYLWIGCSDSRVPANEIVGLLPGEIFVHRNIANLVVHTDFNCMSVIEFSVKVLKVKHIIVCGHYGCGGVKAAIDRTSHGLIDNWLYSIKNTYYRNKYRMDSLGSEEARHNYLCELNVMQQVKNVAHSHVVQDAWDKGQDLTIHGWIYSLKDGLVNDLGVDIHSPDDLADEYRVVNSTEE, encoded by the coding sequence ATGCATAAGCTTCAAGTATTACTCGATAACAATATAAAATGGGCAGAAAGCATCACTCAAGAAGACCCCAAGTTTTTTGAGCGGCTTTCCAAAGCGCAAAGCCCTGAATACCTGTGGATTGGCTGTTCAGACAGCCGCGTTCCGGCCAATGAAATCGTCGGTTTGCTACCCGGTGAGATCTTTGTTCACCGAAACATTGCCAACTTGGTGGTGCATACAGATTTTAACTGTATGTCAGTTATCGAATTCTCGGTTAAGGTGCTAAAAGTCAAACACATTATTGTTTGTGGGCACTACGGGTGCGGCGGCGTAAAGGCTGCAATTGATAGAACCTCTCACGGCCTGATTGATAACTGGCTCTACAGCATCAAGAACACCTACTATCGCAACAAGTACCGTATGGACTCTCTGGGTTCCGAGGAAGCGCGCCATAATTATCTATGTGAACTGAACGTCATGCAGCAGGTCAAGAACGTGGCCCACTCCCATGTAGTTCAGGATGCTTGGGATAAAGGCCAGGATCTCACCATTCACGGCTGGATCTATAGCCTGAAGGATGGCTTGGTAAATGATCTTGGCGTTGATATTCACTCCCCAGATGATTTGGCGGACGAATATCGTGTAGTGAATTCAACCGAAGAGTAA
- the lon gene encoding endopeptidase La gives MIEVTEEQLERGLALPDSSLPERLYVIPISNKPFFPAQVQPIVVDEEPWATTIERVAKTPHRCLALCYAPEPDDGALLTDRFERMGCVVRIHNVVRDEGKIQFIAQGIRRTWVHQWLHKSPPLLASVTYPYPREEDAQEIKAYGIAIIDSIKELVSINPLYTEELRDYLDRFSPNDASPLTDFAAGLTTAEADDLQEVLDAVPLLKRMEKVLLLLKKELEVARLHLQINRQVNAKLEDHQRNFFLREQLKVIQKELGISKDDKESDVDEFRARLEKCKVPEAAMKKIEDELHKLSMLEIGSPEYAVTRNYLDWATSVPWGVTSDDKLDMEHARTTLDKYHDGLDDVKDRILEFLAVGAYKGEISGSILLLIGPPGVGKTSIGKSIAEALDRKFYRFSLGGMRDEAEIKGHRRTYIGAMPGKLVQALKDVEVSNPVIMLDEIDKIGASYQGDPASALLEVLDPEQNKEFLDHYLDLRLDLSKVLFVCTANQLDTIPGPLLDRMDMIRLSGYITEEKLAIARNHLWPKCLGRAGVKKSLLKISNPALRNIIEGYAREAGVRNLEKTLNKIVRKSVVKLLKDPQGKISITPANLEEYLGPPIFRDETPISGVGVVTGLAWTSLGGATLPIEATVVHNRSAGFKISGQLGDVMKESAELAYSYAASNIDLYGGSENFFEKASIHLHVPEGATPKDGPSAGITMTTALISLACNKKLKRPIAMTGEITLTGQVLAVGGIREKVIAARRQKIKELIMPAANQRDYDELPDYIRKGLTVHFASHYNDVYQVVFSK, from the coding sequence ATCATTGAAGTAACTGAAGAACAGCTGGAACGAGGTCTTGCCCTGCCCGACTCATCCTTGCCAGAACGGCTTTACGTCATTCCAATATCCAACAAGCCTTTCTTTCCTGCACAGGTTCAACCCATCGTAGTGGATGAGGAGCCTTGGGCCACAACCATTGAACGTGTCGCCAAGACTCCGCACCGCTGTCTGGCTCTGTGTTATGCACCGGAGCCTGATGATGGCGCACTGCTCACCGATCGTTTTGAGCGCATGGGGTGCGTGGTGCGCATTCACAATGTGGTGCGCGATGAAGGTAAAATCCAATTCATAGCGCAGGGTATTCGCCGCACCTGGGTACACCAGTGGCTGCACAAATCTCCACCCCTGCTGGCCAGTGTTACCTACCCCTACCCCCGCGAAGAAGACGCTCAGGAAATCAAGGCGTACGGCATTGCCATCATCGACTCTATCAAAGAGCTGGTGTCTATAAACCCGCTTTACACTGAGGAACTGCGCGACTATCTGGATCGTTTTAGCCCCAATGACGCATCGCCATTGACCGACTTCGCCGCAGGGCTCACCACTGCAGAAGCAGACGATTTGCAAGAAGTGCTGGATGCGGTTCCGTTGCTAAAGCGTATGGAAAAAGTGCTGCTGTTGCTGAAAAAAGAGCTTGAAGTCGCACGCCTGCACTTGCAGATCAATCGTCAGGTAAACGCCAAGCTTGAGGATCATCAGCGCAACTTCTTTCTGAGGGAGCAACTGAAAGTTATTCAGAAAGAACTGGGCATTAGTAAGGATGACAAAGAAAGTGATGTAGATGAGTTTCGGGCGCGCTTGGAAAAATGCAAGGTGCCGGAAGCAGCCATGAAAAAAATTGAGGATGAGCTTCACAAGCTCTCCATGCTGGAAATCGGATCACCCGAGTACGCAGTAACCCGCAACTATCTCGATTGGGCTACCTCGGTACCCTGGGGCGTCACATCCGACGACAAACTCGACATGGAACACGCCCGCACCACACTGGATAAGTACCACGATGGCCTCGATGACGTAAAAGATCGCATCCTGGAATTTTTAGCCGTGGGCGCCTATAAAGGCGAGATAAGTGGCTCAATCCTGTTGTTGATTGGCCCTCCCGGTGTGGGGAAAACCTCTATCGGAAAATCCATAGCCGAAGCACTGGATCGAAAGTTTTATCGTTTTAGCCTGGGTGGCATGCGCGATGAGGCAGAAATAAAAGGGCACCGCCGCACCTACATCGGTGCCATGCCAGGCAAACTGGTACAGGCGCTTAAAGACGTAGAGGTCAGCAACCCCGTCATCATGCTGGATGAAATCGACAAGATTGGTGCCTCCTACCAGGGTGACCCCGCGTCCGCACTACTGGAAGTGCTTGACCCAGAGCAAAACAAAGAGTTTCTGGATCATTATCTGGATCTGCGACTGGATCTTTCCAAGGTTCTGTTTGTATGCACCGCCAACCAACTTGACACCATTCCCGGCCCCTTGCTGGATCGAATGGATATGATTCGCCTCTCTGGCTACATCACCGAAGAAAAACTGGCCATAGCTCGCAACCATCTCTGGCCCAAATGTCTGGGGCGCGCAGGCGTCAAAAAATCACTGCTTAAAATTTCCAACCCCGCCCTGCGTAACATTATCGAGGGGTATGCCCGTGAAGCAGGTGTACGCAACCTGGAAAAAACCCTAAATAAAATCGTGCGCAAATCTGTCGTCAAGCTACTGAAAGATCCTCAGGGTAAAATCAGTATCACTCCAGCCAATCTGGAAGAATATCTGGGGCCGCCGATCTTTCGTGATGAAACCCCCATCAGTGGCGTTGGCGTCGTTACCGGCTTGGCCTGGACGTCTCTTGGAGGCGCGACCCTGCCTATCGAAGCAACCGTGGTTCACAACCGCAGCGCTGGTTTCAAAATCTCCGGCCAACTGGGCGATGTGATGAAAGAGTCGGCGGAATTGGCCTACAGCTATGCAGCCTCTAACATCGACCTCTATGGAGGCAGCGAGAACTTCTTTGAAAAGGCCTCGATTCACTTGCACGTTCCAGAGGGCGCAACCCCCAAAGATGGCCCCAGTGCAGGTATAACCATGACGACAGCTCTTATTTCACTGGCGTGCAATAAAAAGCTGAAACGCCCCATTGCCATGACGGGCGAAATCACCCTGACCGGACAAGTACTGGCTGTTGGCGGTATCAGAGAGAAAGTCATCGCCGCACGACGTCAGAAAATAAAAGAACTGATCATGCCTGCCGCAAACCAGCGGGACTACGATGAACTGCCCGACTATATTCGCAAGGGTTTAACCGTACATTTCGCAAGCCATTATAACGACGTTTATCAGGTAGTGTTCTCGAAATAG
- a CDS encoding MerR family transcriptional regulator, with translation MHTIQSVAEKTGLTPDVIRIWERRYSVVTPERTPSNQRLYTDKDIERLNLLRRVTEQGRRISAIADLSTEELKDIAGASPSLSNLTRPLADSDLDIEKSKNEAVSAIIELDPIKFERILEHAFVSLGSVGFMMNFISPLMDQVGNLWRSGAVRTCQEHFSSAHVRSFLGRYMLEANSDPKGPRIIIATLPGQMHELGATMSAVVAAQGGWNVIYLGACVPLEEILFTADCKEAKAVGISLGYPIDDPKIPMMLEQLGADAPEMCRILVGGSGTDRYRSLLARMGALEMKDLETLSKTLDSIR, from the coding sequence GTGCACACCATACAATCCGTTGCAGAAAAAACCGGGCTGACCCCTGATGTGATAAGAATATGGGAACGCCGTTATAGCGTGGTCACACCCGAGCGCACGCCATCAAACCAGCGCCTCTACACTGACAAGGACATCGAGCGGCTTAACCTGCTTCGCCGTGTTACCGAGCAGGGCCGCCGCATTAGCGCTATCGCCGACCTAAGTACCGAAGAACTAAAAGACATCGCCGGAGCCTCTCCTTCGCTCTCCAACTTAACTCGCCCTCTGGCGGATTCGGATTTGGACATAGAAAAGAGCAAAAACGAGGCCGTATCCGCCATTATTGAGCTTGATCCTATCAAGTTCGAACGGATACTGGAGCATGCCTTCGTCAGTCTTGGCTCGGTGGGGTTTATGATGAATTTCATCTCTCCGCTTATGGATCAGGTCGGCAATCTCTGGCGCAGCGGCGCCGTCCGTACCTGCCAGGAGCACTTTTCAAGCGCTCATGTGCGTTCGTTTCTGGGCCGTTATATGCTAGAAGCCAACAGCGACCCCAAAGGCCCACGTATTATAATTGCCACTCTGCCAGGCCAAATGCATGAATTGGGGGCTACTATGTCCGCCGTGGTAGCCGCTCAGGGGGGCTGGAACGTGATCTATCTGGGTGCTTGCGTACCGTTGGAGGAGATACTGTTCACAGCTGACTGTAAAGAAGCCAAAGCCGTTGGCATCAGCCTGGGCTACCCTATAGATGACCCAAAGATTCCCATGATGCTTGAGCAATTAGGAGCAGATGCTCCTGAAATGTGCCGAATATTGGTGGGTGGCAGTGGTACTGATCGATATCGCAGCCTCCTGGCCCGCATGGGCGCGCTGGAAATGAAAGATCTCGAAACCTTATCCAAAACGCTGGACAGCATTCGCTAG
- a CDS encoding SAM-dependent methyltransferase, with protein sequence MTTSAMTKSAPLKGFKKICKNLLFKVFEQVEYGTITIQDSEGEHTFSGKSKPDELHAFLEIKDPSVYVDMLLGGSIGAGEAYMSGDWTSPNTTDVIRFMSLNLKAVERLDSGTAWFSKPAQLAYHLKNRNTPKGSRRNIAAHYDLGNEMFKLFLDPTMMYSSAIFPQQDSTLEEGSLYKLERICKKLDLKSSDHLVEIGTGWGGMAVYAAKNYGCRVTTTTISQQQYDYAKQRIDESGAGHLITLLKTDYRNLTGKYDKLVSIEMIEAVGHQYYPDYFRTLSSLLKDNGLGLIQAITIDDKRYEKAKNDIDWIQRYIFPGACLPSIKALLHTSSVHSDLELKHLEDITPHYARTLKLWRDNFFAHAEEIRALGYNEEFIRMWDYYFCYCEGGFAEHVIGDVQMLFSKPLYRGQSVLGDL encoded by the coding sequence ATGACCACTTCAGCCATGACCAAATCGGCCCCTCTCAAGGGCTTCAAAAAGATATGCAAAAATCTACTGTTCAAAGTATTCGAGCAGGTAGAGTATGGCACCATCACGATTCAAGATAGCGAGGGCGAACACACGTTCTCTGGAAAATCAAAACCAGACGAATTGCATGCTTTTTTAGAAATAAAGGATCCATCGGTTTATGTGGATATGCTATTGGGTGGCAGTATTGGCGCAGGCGAGGCCTACATGAGCGGCGACTGGACATCACCCAATACAACCGATGTCATCCGGTTTATGAGCCTCAATCTTAAAGCGGTTGAGCGCCTTGATTCTGGTACAGCATGGTTTTCCAAACCTGCACAGCTCGCCTACCATCTAAAGAATCGAAACACGCCTAAAGGGTCACGTCGTAACATCGCGGCCCACTATGATCTGGGCAACGAGATGTTTAAACTGTTCCTCGATCCCACCATGATGTATTCATCTGCCATCTTTCCGCAGCAAGACTCGACCCTGGAGGAAGGCTCCCTCTACAAACTGGAGCGAATCTGTAAAAAGCTAGACCTTAAAAGTAGTGATCACCTAGTGGAAATCGGTACCGGCTGGGGAGGCATGGCCGTTTACGCCGCCAAAAACTACGGCTGCCGTGTTACCACCACGACCATTTCCCAACAACAATACGATTATGCCAAGCAGCGCATCGACGAATCCGGTGCAGGTCATCTGATTACCCTGTTGAAGACTGACTATAGGAATCTTACAGGCAAGTATGACAAGCTTGTGTCCATTGAGATGATTGAAGCAGTAGGACATCAGTACTACCCCGACTACTTTCGCACTCTCAGTTCACTATTAAAAGACAATGGACTGGGGCTCATCCAGGCAATTACCATTGATGACAAACGATATGAAAAAGCAAAAAACGATATCGATTGGATTCAACGTTACATATTCCCCGGTGCTTGCCTGCCTTCCATTAAGGCACTGCTTCACACAAGCTCTGTACACAGCGATCTTGAACTCAAACATCTCGAAGATATAACCCCTCACTATGCACGCACTCTTAAGTTATGGCGAGACAACTTCTTTGCCCATGCCGAAGAAATACGGGCGCTTGGGTATAACGAGGAATTCATTCGTATGTGGGATTACTATTTCTGTTACTGCGAAGGGGGCTTTGCAGAACACGTCATTGGAGATGTGCAAATGCTGTTCTCTAAACCCCTGTATCGAGGCCAGTCCGTATTAGGCGACCTCTAA
- a CDS encoding DUF1365 domain-containing protein, whose amino-acid sequence MRSKIYKGVINHRRSDSIQHGFRYPLFMVYLDLDDIDGFFNRSLLWSKERFNWASYYRTDYLNPNIPDLKQAVAHEIMQKTGRVFQGSVFMLTHLRYLGINFNPATFYFCFEGDRLRYVVTEVTNTPWQERHTYVLGCEADDNVHNFTTRKQFHVSPFLAMDMEYRWKIETPGDHLRLYISNFQNNQRVFSAGLKLTKVEASAKNMNLMLLQYPAVTLKTIGGIYWQALRLWLKGARFNNHPKPSEDQAL is encoded by the coding sequence ATGCGCAGCAAAATCTATAAAGGCGTCATAAACCATCGTCGCAGCGACTCCATCCAACATGGGTTTCGCTACCCTCTATTCATGGTCTATCTGGATCTTGATGATATTGATGGTTTCTTTAATCGTTCTCTGCTGTGGTCTAAGGAGCGCTTTAATTGGGCGAGTTATTATCGAACCGATTATCTCAACCCAAACATCCCAGATTTAAAACAAGCCGTAGCTCATGAAATCATGCAAAAAACCGGTCGAGTTTTTCAGGGCAGCGTATTTATGCTAACTCACCTCAGATACCTGGGAATCAATTTCAACCCGGCAACATTTTATTTCTGTTTCGAGGGTGATCGTCTTAGATATGTGGTTACGGAAGTAACAAACACTCCCTGGCAGGAACGACACACTTACGTACTCGGTTGTGAGGCCGACGATAACGTCCATAACTTCACCACCAGAAAGCAATTCCATGTTTCACCGTTCCTGGCAATGGATATGGAATATCGATGGAAAATCGAAACGCCGGGGGATCACCTGCGTTTATACATATCCAATTTCCAGAACAATCAACGAGTGTTCAGCGCGGGCTTGAAACTAACCAAAGTAGAGGCCAGCGCAAAAAACATGAACCTGATGTTACTTCAGTACCCAGCTGTGACCCTGAAAACCATTGGGGGAATATACTGGCAGGCCCTGCGCCTATGGCTTAAAGGCGCTCGATTCAACAACCATCCAAAACCTTCTGAGGACCAAGCACTATGA
- a CDS encoding NAD(P)/FAD-dependent oxidoreductase → MNYKKIAVIGSGISGLTSAYLLQNGYEVTLFEEQDYLGGHTNTVDIEAEGKVFPVNTGFIVFNDWTYPNFIRLMDHLGVASENSDMSFSVRCDKSNLEYNGASFNSLFCQRRNLINLRFWRMIKDIIRFNKEATDAYQNGSLDSGITLGEYLKSNGYGDEFGRYYIIPMGSAIWSASESDMMAFPAAFFVRFFHHHGLLSIDNRPQWRVISGGSRSYVDVLKQRLSGPVHINHGIQSVKRHDRGVTLVDHQGTELEFDAVIFACHSDQALSLLEQPTADETEILEAIPYDSNSVILHTDKSLLPRNKRGWAAWNYRIPASKDQPVTVTYNMNILQNFQADTTFCVSLNQDDHIDPELILKRYNYSHPAFTLKGVHAQQRFNSINGKQNTFYCGAYWFNGFHEDGVNSAIRVAKSLNIDFDNVVIPCAAKSIKAS, encoded by the coding sequence ATGAACTATAAAAAGATAGCGGTGATCGGCAGCGGTATATCCGGTCTTACCAGCGCGTATTTACTGCAGAACGGCTATGAAGTCACCTTATTCGAAGAGCAAGATTATCTCGGGGGCCACACAAACACGGTGGACATCGAAGCTGAAGGCAAGGTATTCCCGGTAAACACAGGCTTTATCGTCTTTAATGACTGGACCTACCCAAACTTCATCCGTCTGATGGACCACCTGGGTGTAGCCAGTGAAAATTCTGATATGAGTTTCAGTGTGCGTTGTGACAAATCCAATTTGGAATACAACGGCGCAAGCTTTAACAGTTTATTCTGTCAACGTAGAAACCTTATCAATCTGCGCTTCTGGCGCATGATAAAAGACATTATACGCTTCAACAAAGAAGCTACCGACGCCTACCAGAACGGCAGCCTTGATAGTGGCATCACGCTTGGCGAATACCTTAAATCCAACGGTTATGGGGATGAATTTGGTCGTTACTATATTATCCCGATGGGTTCTGCCATATGGTCAGCATCAGAGTCTGATATGATGGCCTTCCCAGCCGCGTTCTTTGTACGTTTTTTTCATCATCACGGCCTGCTGTCTATTGATAACCGTCCGCAATGGCGTGTCATCTCTGGCGGTTCCAGATCATATGTGGATGTACTTAAACAACGGCTATCTGGCCCCGTACATATTAACCATGGCATACAATCGGTAAAACGTCACGATCGTGGCGTCACGCTAGTAGACCACCAAGGCACCGAGTTGGAATTTGATGCCGTAATATTCGCCTGCCATAGTGATCAGGCGCTATCCCTACTGGAACAGCCCACCGCTGATGAAACAGAGATATTGGAAGCAATCCCATACGACAGCAACAGTGTAATCCTGCATACTGACAAAAGCCTGCTGCCACGCAACAAACGCGGCTGGGCCGCATGGAACTATCGAATCCCCGCCAGCAAGGATCAACCCGTCACCGTGACCTACAACATGAACATCCTGCAGAATTTTCAGGCTGACACCACCTTCTGCGTCAGCCTGAATCAGGATGATCACATTGACCCAGAACTTATTTTGAAGCGATACAACTATAGTCACCCTGCATTTACACTGAAGGGCGTACACGCCCAGCAACGTTTCAACTCCATTAACGGAAAGCAGAACACATTCTATTGTGGCGCATATTGGTTCAACGGCTTTCATGAAGATGGCGTCAACAGCGCAATACGGGTGGCGAAATCGCTTAATATAGACTTCGATAATGTGGTGATACCATGCGCAGCAAAATCTATAAAGGCGTCATAA